A window of the Artemia franciscana chromosome 3, ASM3288406v1, whole genome shotgun sequence genome harbors these coding sequences:
- the LOC136025030 gene encoding grpE protein homolog, mitochondrial-like, whose product MSNLQRFGVTLLNPAKNSVFRRNVIAQESLRLNSDEATQKTVSKEDLSEAEKRLTEEVETLAKEANAIKERTLELEDKYKRALAESENMRRRLTKQIEDAKIFGIQSFCKDLLEVADILAKATEVVPESELVSNLPLKNLYQGLKMTEKQLQAVFRRNGLTQINPVGEMFDPNQHEALFQQPNTGKKSGTVVVVSKIGYKLKDRTVRPACVGVAQ is encoded by the exons ATGTCGAATTTGCAAAGGTTTGGAGTGACTCTGCTGAATCCTGCTAAAAATAGTGTATTCAGaag gAATGTCATTGCACAGGAATCACTTCGTTTGAATTCAGATGAGGCAACACAAAAAACTGTTAGCAAAGAAGATCTGTCAGAAGCTGAAAAGAGGCTTACAGAGGAGGTGGAAACACTGGCCAAAGAAGCCAATGCTATAAAAGAAAGGACATTGGAGTTGGAG GATAAGTATAAGAGAGCCCTAGCTGAAAGTGAAAACATGCGACGGAGattaacaaaacaaattgaAGATGCCAAAATATTTGGGATTCAGAGTTTCTGCAAAGATCTTTTGGAG GTAGCTGACATTTTGGCAAAAGCGACTGAGGTAGTCCCAGAAAGTGAACTAGTCAGTAATCTTCCTCTAAAAAACCTCTATCAAGGattaaaaatgactgaaaaacaaCTACAAGCT gtTTTCAGAAGAAACGGACTCACACAAATCAATCCCGTAGGAGAAATGTTTGACCCGAATCAGCACGAGGCACTGTTTCAACAGCCTAATACTGGGAAAAAATCAGGAACTGTTGTTGTAGTTTCCAAAATTGGATACAAACTAAAGGATAGGACTGTCCGACCTGCTTGTGTAGGTGTTGCACAATAA
- the LOC136025502 gene encoding uncharacterized protein LOC136025502 has protein sequence MTTYKTLMKVKVRCSAYPDELPPKLIREYAPFIAKTLSVLINLCFRIGIFKAVWKKAYVRIIPKVTNPKSCDEIIPISQTPCLAKVAETFIMRVLLDQIKGSIDQRQYGGLKDCNTSVYLVRMYDSLLKWIEKGHSFVEFGAIDFQKAFDLINHTVAAHNLKLMGAKKKTLTLVLDFFSQRMRRVFALYEGDRNSE, from the coding sequence ATGACAACCTATAAGACCCTGATGAAAGTGAAAGTACGCTGTTCAGCTTATCCAGACGAACTTCCACCCAAACTGATTCGAGAATACGCCCCTTTCATTGCGAAAACACTCTCAGTGCTGATAAACCTTTGCTTTCGTATAGGGATCTTTAAAGCTGTTTGGAAGAAAGCTTACGTTAGAATAATTCCGAAGGTTACCAACCCTAAGAGCTGTGACGAAATTATACCTATTTCGCAAACACCATGCTTGGCAAAAGTGGCCGAGACCTTTATCATGAGGGTGTTACTTGATCAAATCAAGGGATCTATCGACCAGAGACAATACGGCGGACTGAAAGACTGTAATACCTCAGTGTACCTAGTGCGGATGTACGATAGTCTCCTCAAGTGGATCGAAAAAGGTCACAGTTTTGTAGAATTTGGTGCCATAGATTTCCAAAAGGCATTTGATTTAATCAATCACACTGTAGCTGCCCATAATCTCAAGCTAATGGGGGCTAAGAAAAAGACTCTTACGCTCGTGTTGGACTTTTTCAGTCAGAGGATGCGTCGTGTGTTTGCTCTCTACGAAGGTGATAGAAATTCCGAATGA